One genomic region from Chiloscyllium plagiosum isolate BGI_BamShark_2017 chromosome 21, ASM401019v2, whole genome shotgun sequence encodes:
- the LOC122560532 gene encoding mesothelin-like protein → MMANTPVSNCLLPMKLITLIVIGFFLTILNAQSAVGEKGSQRLRPILFRRRVKRATDCTNGFIAKDMTSNTLLPALYPTEQLDACLNNSVLLANLTELGHIAFSRNQLLVLKRKLGEIFTSGLPEERIRQLGFIITVYGPEEISMWNITSADTLALVLNNSPNLNTSKVIIGNYLQRSGQLNAVALDAIGGPLLCTLSEENLRTILPSELKKARPMNIFTCTQAKKDILFGIAKVAFQDLAGDPKAYFNQLKPYIGGARASDLQRLAPGNISMDFQTFSSLNPVEVEKLTAQNVRDLLGINLNSLKENENHEIVRRWVNTHSVAEVMSLGIGLTGGISPAGLGNLSILPLPGSASVNSYSLLLSICVAVLGITLQCLS, encoded by the exons ATGATGGCAAATACACCAGTGTCCAATTGCCTCCTTCCAATGAAGCTCATAACTCTCATTGTCATTG GTTTCTTTCTGACCATTTTGAATGCTCAGTCG GCTGTTGGTGAGAAAGGATCACAACGACTCAGACCGATCTTGTTTAGAAGACGTGTGAAACGTGCCACTG ATTGTACCAATGGCTTCATTGCAAAAGATATGACCAGCAATACATTATTGCCTGCACTGTATCCTACTGAACAGTTAGACGCTTGCTTGAACAACAGTGTGCTCCTTGCAAATCTCACCGAACTGGGACATATCGCTTTTAGTAGAAATCAGCTTCTTGTTCTAAAAAGGAAACTGGGAGAG ATATTCACAAGTGGACTGCCAGAAGAACGGATACGACAGCTGGGATTCATTATTACTGTGTACGGCCCTGAAGAGATCAGCATGTGGAACATAACAAGTGCAGATACCCTTGCACTTGTTCTAAACAACAGCCCAAATCTGAACACG AGCAAGGTAATTATTGGAAATTACCTGCAGAGATCTGGGCAACTAAACGCTGTTGCTTTGGATGCGATTGGTGGTCCACTACTGTGTACTCTGAGCGAAGAGAACCTTAGGACCATCCTTCCCAGTGAACTGAA AAAAGCCAGGCCAATGAATATTTTCACATGTACCCAAGCGAAGAAAGACATACTCTTCGGGATCGCTAAAGTTGCATTCCAGGATCTTGCTGGTGATCCCAAAGCCTATTTTAACCAACTCAAGCCATATATTG GTGGTGCACGAGCTTCTGATTTACAAAGATTGGCTCCTGGCAACATCAGCATGGACTTCCAGACATTCAGCAGCCTCAATCCAGTGGAAGTGGAA AAACTCACTGCCCAGAACGTTCGAGATCTGCTTGGAATTAACCTGAATTCCCTTAAAGAGAATGAAAACCATGAAATAGTGCGGCGTTGGGTTAACACACATTCAGTGGCTGAGGTGATGAGTCTGGGAATTGGCCTTACAGGTGGAATATCACCGGCTGGACTTGGGAATCTTTCCATTCTGCCAT tGCCTGGTTCTGCTTCAGTCAACAGCTACAGTCTCCTGCTCTCCATCTGCGTTGCTGTGTTGGGAATCACTTTGCAATGCCTTTCATAA